A portion of the Choristoneura fumiferana chromosome 20, NRCan_CFum_1, whole genome shotgun sequence genome contains these proteins:
- the LOC141438980 gene encoding regucalcin-like has translation MNKQHQTNMKAFMRSLIVLITVVSACGSNSNSAPLITNVCRGGIHFEGPHWSKTENSLYWVDISKQMVYRLDGETGNITKREIGYGPVTFAITVKDNPRLLVVSARSEVYLLPWDAPTGDGALRLLSAVDLGLPENRCNDGKADAKGRLWFGTMGKEEGSYIDKDQGTLYMMDEYNYVHPETKVRPVSISNGMAWTADNKFMFYIDSPTKNIDVFDFNLNTGAIRNRRTLFSFQANNVTGDPDGMTIDKDGNLWVACNGGAKVIKIDSRAGKLLEQHKMPASQVTSAVWGGHDLSILYVTTSRRGMSPGQLALEPEAGSLFAIENTGTSGLPENQFVFADAARY, from the exons ATGAATAAACAACACCAAACAAATATGAAGGCTTTTATGAGAAGTCTTATCGTATTGATCACCGTCGTCAGTGCATGCGGCTCCAATTCAAATAGTGCACCATTAATAACAAAT GTATGTCGCGGTGGGATCCATTTTGAGGGGCCGCACTGGTCGAAGACTGAAAACTCTCTGTACTGGGTAGACATTTCAAAACAAATGGTCTACAGATTAGATGGTGAAACGGGCAACATAACAAAAAGAGAAATTG GTTATGGGCCCGTAACATTCGCGATAACAGTGAAGGACAACCCTAGACTCCTGGTAGTCAGTGCTCGGTCAGAGGTGTATTTGCTGCCGTGGGATGCCCCAACAGGGGACGGGGCGCTGCGGCTGCTGAGCGCGGTGGATTTGGGGCTCCCAGAAAACCGCTGCAACGACGGCAAGGCGGATGCCAAGGGACGGCTGTGGTTCG GCACAATGGGCAAAGAAGAGGGTTCATACATAGACAAAGACCAAGGCACTCTGTACATGATGGATGAGTACAACTATGTTCATCCTGAAACTAAAGTTCGACCTGTGTCAATATCCAACGGCATGGCCTGGACTGCAGACAATAAATTTATGTTCTACATCGACTCCCCCACTAAAAATATTGATGTGTTTGACTTTAACCTCAATACAGGGGCAATTC gaaACAGAAGAACACTATTTAGTTTCCAAGCAAACAATGTAACAGGTGATCCTGATGGCATGACAATTGACAAAGATGGCAATTTATGGGTAGCTTGTAATGGTGGTGCAAAG GTGATCAAAATAGATTCCAGAGCTGGAAAACTACTTGAGCAGCATAAGATGCCAGCATCCCAAGTTACATCAGCTGTTTGGGGTGGGCATGACCTCTCCATCTTATACGTAACAACATCCAGAAGAGGGATGAGCCCTGGGCAACTAGCACTGGAACCTGAAGCAGGATCCCTATTTGCTATTGAAAACACTGGGACAAGTGGGTTGCCCGAGAACCAATTTGTGTTTGCCGATGCAGCCCGATACTGA